In Paenibacillus ihbetae, the following are encoded in one genomic region:
- a CDS encoding VWA domain-containing protein, which yields MTDQTNERLEPSVSRWRLILGEAAQGKLEELAGSEALQLTEEEAIMDAALAAIYDDTEASSSGGGSGRGSGSASGRGVGGGRGSVNLSRWLGDVRSLFAEDVVSIIQNDAIERRGWKQLLFEPELLASVKPDIQMVGTLMALKGKIPERTKETARLLVKAVVDDLMARLQEDMRRAVTGALNKRQHTPLPSLTGLDWKRTIQRNLKHYDRERNILIPEKFYYFDRARRNKEWTVILDIDQSGSMAESVIWASVTGAIFASMPALDTRVVVFDTEVVDLTEQCADDPVDMLFGVQLGGGTDINKSVAYCESFIEEPKKTLFILVTDLYEGGNQAALVRRMREMRESGVQTLCLLSLSDSGRPFYDERLARQLSRDGTPCFACTPAMLPELVAGALQGRDMSELAKTLNKT from the coding sequence ATGACAGATCAAACGAATGAAAGACTGGAACCCTCCGTATCCCGCTGGCGCTTGATCCTAGGTGAGGCCGCTCAGGGTAAGCTGGAAGAGCTGGCGGGAAGCGAGGCCTTGCAGTTGACGGAAGAAGAAGCAATCATGGATGCCGCGCTGGCCGCGATTTACGACGACACGGAAGCAAGCAGCTCCGGCGGTGGTTCCGGCCGGGGCTCGGGGAGCGCCTCCGGCCGAGGAGTGGGTGGAGGAAGAGGCTCGGTTAATCTGTCCCGCTGGCTCGGAGACGTACGCAGCCTGTTTGCGGAGGATGTCGTCTCCATTATCCAGAACGATGCGATCGAGCGCAGGGGGTGGAAGCAGCTGTTGTTCGAGCCGGAGCTATTGGCATCGGTAAAGCCGGACATTCAGATGGTCGGTACGTTGATGGCACTCAAGGGGAAGATTCCTGAGCGGACGAAGGAGACCGCGCGCCTCCTCGTTAAGGCCGTCGTTGACGACCTGATGGCCCGCTTACAGGAAGACATGCGGCGAGCGGTAACCGGAGCGTTAAACAAACGGCAGCATACGCCGCTGCCCTCGCTCACCGGGCTGGACTGGAAGCGAACGATTCAGCGCAACCTCAAGCATTACGACCGGGAGCGTAACATCCTGATTCCGGAAAAGTTTTATTATTTCGACCGGGCCCGTCGCAACAAGGAATGGACCGTTATTCTCGATATCGACCAAAGCGGCTCCATGGCGGAGTCGGTCATTTGGGCGTCGGTAACGGGCGCAATCTTCGCCAGCATGCCGGCACTGGATACCCGCGTCGTTGTGTTTGATACCGAAGTTGTCGACCTGACGGAGCAGTGCGCTGATGATCCCGTCGATATGTTGTTCGGCGTCCAGCTTGGCGGGGGAACGGACATCAACAAATCGGTTGCGTATTGCGAGTCGTTTATCGAGGAACCGAAAAAGACGCTGTTTATTTTGGTGACCGACCTTTACGAGGGAGGCAATCAAGCAGCCTTGGTGCGCCGCATGCGGGAGATGCGTGAATCGGGTGTGCAGACACTTTGCCTGCTGTCGCTCTCGGATAGCGGACGGCCGTTCTATGACGAGCGGCTGGCGAGACAGCTATCCCGGGACGGCACGCCGTGCTTCGCCTGCACGCCTGCCATGCTGCCAGAGCTTGTAGCAGGCGCGCTGCAAGGACGCGATATGAGCGAACTGGCGAAAACCCTGAACAAAACCTGA
- a CDS encoding helix-turn-helix domain-containing protein — MNAKEAASLLGVHYKTILNMINDGRLSASKSDSRDWIISESDLAAREQQIGDKEFAAIYTHMAVQLIEKAHNRAIKAAMEDLIETARATIKAKDNRNELNQQVKRLQHALDAYKAAEAFTHTVHSIKKQAEIDE, encoded by the coding sequence ATGAATGCTAAAGAGGCAGCGTCGTTACTTGGGGTTCATTATAAAACCATTCTTAACATGATTAATGACGGGCGATTATCCGCTTCGAAAAGTGACTCCAGAGATTGGATAATAAGTGAGAGCGACTTGGCTGCCCGTGAGCAGCAGATCGGCGATAAAGAGTTTGCAGCGATTTATACTCATATGGCCGTACAGCTCATTGAAAAAGCTCATAATCGTGCGATAAAGGCAGCAATGGAAGATCTTATTGAGACTGCGCGAGCAACAATAAAAGCAAAAGACAACAGGAATGAGTTGAATCAACAAGTCAAACGTCTTCAACATGCATTAGATGCATATAAAGCTGCTGAAGCATTCACACACACGGTTCATTCAATAAAAAAACAAGCGGAAATCGATGAATAG
- a CDS encoding GyrI-like domain-containing protein gives MFSIGLFPDGQSGVHELWRRIWGEWFPSSDYEFANGPEFEMTYDRGSHLYEIEVWIPVIKKPSA, from the coding sequence ATATTCTCAATCGGCCTATTCCCAGACGGACAAAGCGGTGTCCATGAATTATGGAGGCGTATTTGGGGGGAATGGTTTCCGAGCTCTGATTACGAATTCGCAAACGGTCCCGAGTTTGAAATGACTTATGATCGAGGCAGCCATTTGTATGAAATTGAAGTCTGGATCCCTGTTATTAAGAAGCCAAGTGCTTAA
- a CDS encoding acyltransferase domain-containing protein: MELWLRSRELTQAYCRKILMPEGATEILVDITDKINQDPRLFEIYRDFYKSYIDSGYWTTIWEPLTIHPYVREVIGKEASLFYLHAALQRLPLTEQKYSEKGLSQELFVETLKDIGVWVQHAYQLVGYYAIGNFGWIWRHLEAKMFRLGGMQFMATPFSGVVKGFYNFKEDVLLLLCGDGLELRANGDMQGVCNKEKTTDGFVTEYLETEDYYIGHPVTSIGKGLNTQVKLEKTKWTKVLDKDDILLEVHIPRDTKFDMDSLQDTYKQAKAFYAAYFPEIEYKGMVSHSWLFTPQLQEMLPSSSNIVKFQKQFYLYPTAGSERFLWNFVFNELTEIKDAKPDTLLRKQVLRYLEEGKEIFDMNGVFLDICGDFGTVTYER; the protein is encoded by the coding sequence ATGGAACTATGGTTACGATCTAGAGAATTAACCCAAGCATACTGTCGGAAAATTTTAATGCCTGAAGGGGCGACCGAAATTTTGGTGGACATCACCGATAAAATAAACCAGGATCCTCGACTTTTTGAAATTTATCGGGATTTCTATAAGAGTTATATAGACAGCGGATACTGGACGACGATTTGGGAACCGTTGACGATCCATCCCTACGTAAGAGAAGTCATCGGAAAGGAAGCTTCGCTGTTTTATTTGCATGCAGCACTGCAAAGGCTGCCTCTTACAGAGCAAAAGTATTCCGAAAAAGGGCTGAGTCAAGAGCTGTTTGTAGAAACCCTTAAAGATATCGGTGTATGGGTCCAACATGCCTATCAGTTAGTCGGTTACTATGCCATTGGTAATTTCGGGTGGATCTGGCGGCATCTCGAGGCCAAGATGTTTCGGCTGGGCGGAATGCAATTCATGGCAACCCCATTTTCCGGTGTCGTAAAAGGCTTTTACAACTTCAAAGAAGATGTCCTTCTGCTCCTATGCGGCGATGGGCTCGAGCTAAGGGCAAACGGCGATATGCAGGGCGTATGTAATAAAGAGAAGACAACCGATGGCTTCGTAACGGAATATCTGGAAACGGAAGATTATTACATCGGACATCCCGTTACTTCAATTGGCAAAGGCCTGAACACACAAGTCAAGCTGGAAAAGACGAAGTGGACAAAAGTGCTGGACAAGGATGATATTTTGCTTGAGGTTCACATTCCAAGAGATACCAAGTTTGATATGGACTCTCTCCAAGACACCTATAAGCAAGCTAAGGCGTTTTATGCAGCCTACTTCCCGGAAATCGAATACAAAGGTATGGTAAGCCATTCTTGGCTCTTTACCCCTCAGCTCCAAGAGATGCTGCCTTCGTCCAGCAATATCGTAAAGTTCCAAAAGCAGTTCTACCTCTATCCGACCGCGGGTTCCGAGCGTTTTTTATGGAATTTCGTATTTAATGAATTGACCGAGATTAAGGATGCAAAACCCGACACCTTGTTGAGGAAACAAGTCCTACGCTATCTTGAAGAGGGTAAAGAGATATTCGATATGAATGGCGTATTTCTTGATATATGCGGAGACTTCGGAACCGTAACCTACGAAAGATGA
- the codB gene encoding cytosine permease, with the protein MSKQDQEFSWQAVPKTQRNNFIKTFSVMLAFTFFSASMMAGGTLGVGLTFMEFIAIVLGGNLVLGIYTGALAHIAAKTGLSTHLLAKYAFGEKGSYLPSFLLGFTQVGWFGVGVAMFAVPVARAMDWNVYLLIFLFGLAMTASAIFGMKSLVILGYVAVPAIAILGGYSVFEGTNSLGGLQGLLDYTPTQSLTVAAALTICIGSFISGGTLTPDFARFSRTSRQAVIATVISFFLGNSLMFLFGAVGAMAYNLADISEVMFLQGLIIPAIIVLGLNIWTTNDNALYASGLGFANITKISKKFFVVVNGIIGTVFAMWMYNNFVGFLNVLGAAIPSIGAIIIADYFFVKRRNYKPFADMTFKKVNWIAMAAWAIGVAFAQLAPGVTPLNALIGTAVVYFVLMLIVPAKETIEKGKTNDYTERKIAG; encoded by the coding sequence ATGAGCAAACAAGATCAAGAGTTTTCGTGGCAAGCGGTACCGAAAACGCAGAGAAACAATTTTATTAAGACGTTCTCCGTAATGCTGGCGTTCACCTTCTTCTCGGCCAGCATGATGGCAGGGGGGACGTTGGGAGTCGGCTTGACGTTCATGGAATTCATCGCTATTGTGCTTGGAGGTAATTTAGTACTCGGCATCTATACGGGAGCTCTGGCGCATATCGCTGCCAAAACGGGCCTTTCCACGCATTTGCTTGCAAAATACGCGTTTGGGGAGAAAGGCTCTTACTTGCCATCGTTCCTGCTCGGCTTCACGCAGGTCGGGTGGTTCGGGGTCGGCGTAGCCATGTTCGCGGTTCCGGTCGCAAGGGCGATGGATTGGAACGTGTACCTGTTGATCTTCTTGTTTGGTCTCGCCATGACAGCATCCGCGATCTTCGGCATGAAGTCGCTTGTCATTCTGGGCTATGTTGCAGTTCCGGCCATTGCCATTCTTGGCGGATACTCCGTGTTCGAAGGAACAAATTCACTGGGCGGCCTGCAAGGATTGCTCGATTACACGCCGACACAGTCGCTGACCGTTGCAGCAGCGTTGACCATTTGTATCGGGTCTTTCATCAGCGGCGGAACGCTGACGCCCGATTTCGCCCGGTTTTCACGGACTTCCCGTCAGGCGGTGATCGCAACGGTCATATCGTTCTTCCTGGGGAACTCACTCATGTTCCTGTTCGGTGCGGTTGGCGCAATGGCTTATAATCTGGCAGATATCTCGGAGGTCATGTTCCTGCAAGGTCTGATCATTCCGGCGATTATCGTGCTGGGGCTGAACATCTGGACGACTAACGACAATGCCTTGTATGCTTCCGGGCTGGGCTTTGCCAACATCACGAAGATTTCGAAAAAGTTCTTCGTCGTAGTCAATGGTATCATAGGTACCGTATTCGCCATGTGGATGTACAACAATTTCGTCGGGTTTCTGAATGTACTGGGGGCGGCGATCCCGTCCATCGGGGCGATCATCATCGCGGACTACTTCTTTGTAAAGCGCAGAAACTATAAACCGTTTGCCGATATGACTTTTAAGAAGGTAAACTGGATAGCGATGGCAGCTTGGGCCATCGGCGTAGCCTTCGCCCAGCTGGCTCCGGGAGTAACGCCATTGAACGCACTGATCGGCACGGCGGTGGTTTACTTCGTGCTCATGTTGATTGTTCCTGCCAAAGAAACCATAGAAAAGGGGAAAACCAATGATTATACAGAACGCAAAATTGCGGGGTAA